From a single Thalassophryne amazonica chromosome 7, fThaAma1.1, whole genome shotgun sequence genomic region:
- the kcnj14 gene encoding ATP-sensitive inward rectifier potassium channel 14 isoform X1, whose translation MLSCNKHMMGAARVKCHFSAVVDGPVEEVMKLPQSAADTAKAGGGPTGSQTPTRLSPSHTLSGKAIPYQSNINNARRHSSIIESVRGAGGGEAELRTGVTSLGRRSERSFSVGGRGEGRSCSDQDSLSPPSTASRQQSRRMSRQPRQRFVGKDGRCNVTFVNMSERGQRYLNDLFTTCVDIRWRWMMVIFTLSFLLSWLLFGFAFWFIASAHGDFSTRLSSSSSTSPGTGKPGSGGLSDREPVVEELCFLQVNSFMAAFLFSLETQTSIGYGFRSVTEECPLAVAAVILQCIVGCIIDAFIVGAVMAKMAKPKKRNETLVFSNTAVVALRDGKLCMMWRIGNLRKSHLVEAHVRAQLMKPRVTPEGEFLPLDNVDINVGFDNGTDRIFLVSPVTIIHEINNSSPFFEMDRKALENDSELEVVVLLEGLVEATAMTTQCRTSYVASEILWGHRFEPVLFETIDGYQVDYSFFHQTYEITSTPPCSAKELAEQMYIQSSQSSVCYENEVALQLAYQTSDPDREHECPSPPSRRPSLLEHHCN comes from the exons ATGCTGAGCTGTAACAAG CACATGATGGGAGCTGCACGCGTGAAATGCCACTTCAGTGCTGTGGTAGATGGGCCAGTGGAGGAGGTCATGAAGCTGCCACAAAGTGCTGCAGATACTGCAAAGGCAGGCGGGGGCCCGACAGGGTCACAGACTCCGACCCGTCTCTCACCATCTCACACCCTCAGTGGCAAAGCTATACCCTATCAGAGCAACATCAACAATGCACGGAGGCACAGCTCCATTATCGAGTCAgtcagaggagctggaggaggagaAGCTGAGTTGAGAACAGGAGTAACATCCTTAGGCAGAAGGAGTGAAAGAAGCTTTTCTGTGGGAGGAAGAGGGGAAGGCCGTTCATGCTCGGACCAGGACTCTCTTTCTCCCCCCTCCACTGCCAGCCGCCAGCAGAGTAGGCGCATGAGCCGCCAGCCCCGACAACGCTTTGTGGGCAAGGACGGACGCTGCAACGTCACCTTTGTCAACATGAGCGAGAGGGGCCAGCGGTACCTTAACGACCTCTTCACCACCTGTGTGGACATCCGCTGGCGCTGGATGATGGTTATCTTCACTCTCTCCTTCCTTCTCTCCTGGCTGCTCTTTGGATTTGCCTTCTGGTTCATTGCTTCTGCACATGGGGACTTTTCCACCCGGCTTTCCTCCAGTTCAAGCACTTCTCCGGGAACAGGAAAACCTGGGTCTGGAGGGCTGTCTGATCGAGAGCCAGTGGTTGAGGAGCTGTGCTTCCTACAGGTGAACAGCTTCATGGCAGCCTTTCTATTCTCCTTGGAGACGCAGACATCCATCGGTTACGGATTCCGAAGCGTGACCGAAGAATGTCCCCTGGCGGTGGCGGCGGTCATTTTGCAGTGCATTGTGGGCTGCATTATTGACGCCTTCATCGTCGGGGCAGTCATGGCAAAGATGGCCAAGCCCAAGAAACGCAACGAGACGCTGGTGTTCTCCAACACAGCTGTTGTCGCGTTAAGGGATGGGAAACTGTGCATGATGTGGAGAATTGGGAATCTACGCAAGAGCCACCTGGTGGAAGCGCATGTCCGAGCACAACTAATGAAG CCAAGGGTGACACCAGAAGGAGAGTTTCTACCACTAGACAATGTGGACATCAATGTAGGTTTTGATAATGGCACCGATCGCATCTTCTTGGTATCTCCAGTGACGATTATCCATGAAATCAACAACAGTTCACCCTTCTTTGAAATGGACCGCAAAGCACTGGAAAATGACTCTGAGTTGGAGGTGGTGGTCTTACTTGAGGGCTTGGTGGAAGCCACAGCCATGACTACTCAGTGCCGGACCTCCTACGTAGCTTCTGAAATCCTTTGGGGACACCGATTTGAACCAGTTCTCTTTGAGACGATAGATGGCTACCAG gTGGACTACTCATTCTTCCATCAGACCTACGAGATCACCAGCACACCTCCGTGCAGTGCTAAAGAACTTGCAGAGCAAATGTATATTCAAAGCTCACAATCTTCAGTCTGCTATGAGaatgaagtggctctgcagctcgcCTACCAAACCTCTGACCCGGACCGAGAACACGAGTGTCCGTCTCCACCATCAAGAAGACCATCCCTCTTAGAACATCACTGCAACTGA
- the kcnj14 gene encoding ATP-sensitive inward rectifier potassium channel 14 isoform X2: MMGAARVKCHFSAVVDGPVEEVMKLPQSAADTAKAGGGPTGSQTPTRLSPSHTLSGKAIPYQSNINNARRHSSIIESVRGAGGGEAELRTGVTSLGRRSERSFSVGGRGEGRSCSDQDSLSPPSTASRQQSRRMSRQPRQRFVGKDGRCNVTFVNMSERGQRYLNDLFTTCVDIRWRWMMVIFTLSFLLSWLLFGFAFWFIASAHGDFSTRLSSSSSTSPGTGKPGSGGLSDREPVVEELCFLQVNSFMAAFLFSLETQTSIGYGFRSVTEECPLAVAAVILQCIVGCIIDAFIVGAVMAKMAKPKKRNETLVFSNTAVVALRDGKLCMMWRIGNLRKSHLVEAHVRAQLMKPRVTPEGEFLPLDNVDINVGFDNGTDRIFLVSPVTIIHEINNSSPFFEMDRKALENDSELEVVVLLEGLVEATAMTTQCRTSYVASEILWGHRFEPVLFETIDGYQVDYSFFHQTYEITSTPPCSAKELAEQMYIQSSQSSVCYENEVALQLAYQTSDPDREHECPSPPSRRPSLLEHHCN, from the exons ATGATGGGAGCTGCACGCGTGAAATGCCACTTCAGTGCTGTGGTAGATGGGCCAGTGGAGGAGGTCATGAAGCTGCCACAAAGTGCTGCAGATACTGCAAAGGCAGGCGGGGGCCCGACAGGGTCACAGACTCCGACCCGTCTCTCACCATCTCACACCCTCAGTGGCAAAGCTATACCCTATCAGAGCAACATCAACAATGCACGGAGGCACAGCTCCATTATCGAGTCAgtcagaggagctggaggaggagaAGCTGAGTTGAGAACAGGAGTAACATCCTTAGGCAGAAGGAGTGAAAGAAGCTTTTCTGTGGGAGGAAGAGGGGAAGGCCGTTCATGCTCGGACCAGGACTCTCTTTCTCCCCCCTCCACTGCCAGCCGCCAGCAGAGTAGGCGCATGAGCCGCCAGCCCCGACAACGCTTTGTGGGCAAGGACGGACGCTGCAACGTCACCTTTGTCAACATGAGCGAGAGGGGCCAGCGGTACCTTAACGACCTCTTCACCACCTGTGTGGACATCCGCTGGCGCTGGATGATGGTTATCTTCACTCTCTCCTTCCTTCTCTCCTGGCTGCTCTTTGGATTTGCCTTCTGGTTCATTGCTTCTGCACATGGGGACTTTTCCACCCGGCTTTCCTCCAGTTCAAGCACTTCTCCGGGAACAGGAAAACCTGGGTCTGGAGGGCTGTCTGATCGAGAGCCAGTGGTTGAGGAGCTGTGCTTCCTACAGGTGAACAGCTTCATGGCAGCCTTTCTATTCTCCTTGGAGACGCAGACATCCATCGGTTACGGATTCCGAAGCGTGACCGAAGAATGTCCCCTGGCGGTGGCGGCGGTCATTTTGCAGTGCATTGTGGGCTGCATTATTGACGCCTTCATCGTCGGGGCAGTCATGGCAAAGATGGCCAAGCCCAAGAAACGCAACGAGACGCTGGTGTTCTCCAACACAGCTGTTGTCGCGTTAAGGGATGGGAAACTGTGCATGATGTGGAGAATTGGGAATCTACGCAAGAGCCACCTGGTGGAAGCGCATGTCCGAGCACAACTAATGAAG CCAAGGGTGACACCAGAAGGAGAGTTTCTACCACTAGACAATGTGGACATCAATGTAGGTTTTGATAATGGCACCGATCGCATCTTCTTGGTATCTCCAGTGACGATTATCCATGAAATCAACAACAGTTCACCCTTCTTTGAAATGGACCGCAAAGCACTGGAAAATGACTCTGAGTTGGAGGTGGTGGTCTTACTTGAGGGCTTGGTGGAAGCCACAGCCATGACTACTCAGTGCCGGACCTCCTACGTAGCTTCTGAAATCCTTTGGGGACACCGATTTGAACCAGTTCTCTTTGAGACGATAGATGGCTACCAG gTGGACTACTCATTCTTCCATCAGACCTACGAGATCACCAGCACACCTCCGTGCAGTGCTAAAGAACTTGCAGAGCAAATGTATATTCAAAGCTCACAATCTTCAGTCTGCTATGAGaatgaagtggctctgcagctcgcCTACCAAACCTCTGACCCGGACCGAGAACACGAGTGTCCGTCTCCACCATCAAGAAGACCATCCCTCTTAGAACATCACTGCAACTGA